Proteins encoded in a region of the Ornithodoros turicata isolate Travis chromosome 3, ASM3712646v1, whole genome shotgun sequence genome:
- the LOC135389054 gene encoding DNA-directed RNA polymerase III subunit RPC7-like isoform X5, translated as MATPTIGGLSDVPVIINVTSLRSSERECSSPDRFFRQYPSDCLWKEDSLRVVLNVYSKLRECNPKLSSREITHLTAEMTGTSFDTVLEAKQSFKQLRWTHAAFLPEQLQPAKRTRARRKRKDNNATSAGASTKKWKEDDIEQKLRALEETEGKAENEESTVEDDRLRKKIKQEQDSEDQEVEEEVEDEEELEEETDYVAGYFDNGESYLDEEDDNLDDGPVY; from the exons ATGGCGACGCCCACGATCGGAGGTCTCAGTGATGTCCCCGTCATAATAAACGTGACGAGTTTGCGAAGTTCGGAAAGGGAATGCTCATCTCCGGATCGTTTCTTCAGACAATATCCGAGCGATTGCTTGTGGAAAGAAGACTCCCTACGGGTTGTCTTGAACGTTTACTCCAAGCTACGGGAGTGCAACCCCAAATTGTCATCGCGCGAAATAACCCATTTAACCGCCGAAATGACCGGAACGTCGTTCGACACTGTGCTGGAAGCGAAACAAAGTTTCAAGCAGCTAAGATGGACAC ATGCTGCGTTCTTGCCAGAACAGCTCCAGCCTGCAAAGAGAACACGAGCACGAAGAAAACGGAAAGACAACAATGCAACAAGTGCAGGTGCCAGTACAAAAAAGTGGAAAGAGGACGACATAGAGCAAAAGCTCAGG GCCTTGGAAGAAACAGAAGGCAAAGCAGAGAATGAAGAAAGTACTGTGGAGGATGATAGGTTAAGAAAAAAGATTAAGCAAGAACAAGACAGTGAGGATCAAGAAGTCGAAGAGGAAGTTGAGGATGAAGAGGAACTCGAGGAG GAGACGGACTATGTTGCCGGATACTTTGACAACGGCGAGAGCTACCTCGATGAGGAGGACGACAACTTGGATGATGGGCCTGTTTATTGA
- the LOC135389054 gene encoding DNA-directed RNA polymerase III subunit RPC7-like isoform X4, which yields MAARGRGRGRGKPLSFNTEQLGFNKGDALPPPVAEPPPAYPTMQSLPAPLVKTQASLYIASCLGKQRRKFQESAFYILAKPSEPDIKRFSDKYNARKAADFTFDAAFLPEQLQPAKRTRARRKRKDNNATSAGASTKKWKEDDIEQKLRALEETEGKAENEESTVEDDRLRKKIKQEQDSEDQEVEEEVEDEEELEEETDYVAGYFDNGESYLDEEDDNLDDGPVY from the exons ATGGCAGCCAGAGGTCGAGGTCGTGGGCGAGGAAAGCCGTTGTCGTTTAATACAGAGCAACTTGGATTCAACAAGGGGGATGCATTGCCACCACCCGTAGCTGAACCACCGCCTGCATATCCG ACTATGCAGTCGTTGCCTGCACCCCTTGTAAAAACTCAAGCCAGCCTCTACATTGCCTCGTGCCTTGGAAAACAGCGAAGAAAGTTTCAGGAGTCTGCATTCTATATCCTGGCCAAGCCTTCAGAACCGGACATCAAGAGGTTTTCAGACAAATATAATGCCCGAAAAGCTGCAGATTTTACATTCG ATGCTGCGTTCTTGCCAGAACAGCTCCAGCCTGCAAAGAGAACACGAGCACGAAGAAAACGGAAAGACAACAATGCAACAAGTGCAGGTGCCAGTACAAAAAAGTGGAAAGAGGACGACATAGAGCAAAAGCTCAGG GCCTTGGAAGAAACAGAAGGCAAAGCAGAGAATGAAGAAAGTACTGTGGAGGATGATAGGTTAAGAAAAAAGATTAAGCAAGAACAAGACAGTGAGGATCAAGAAGTCGAAGAGGAAGTTGAGGATGAAGAGGAACTCGAGGAG GAGACGGACTATGTTGCCGGATACTTTGACAACGGCGAGAGCTACCTCGATGAGGAGGACGACAACTTGGATGATGGGCCTGTTTATTGA
- the LOC135389054 gene encoding DNA-directed RNA polymerase III subunit RPC7-like isoform X3, translating to MAPPNKIVSCASINTRYLNNILRFESRCVNGVQEIDDPPSPGNYYQKHSCGQILSGQALQIVLNVYSKLRQWYPNTQVGEASTVTGALTGVGSRTVLNVKKRFKELCEKDAAFLPEQLQPAKRTRARRKRKDNNATSAGASTKKWKEDDIEQKLRALEETEGKAENEESTVEDDRLRKKIKQEQDSEDQEVEEEVEDEEELEEETDYVAGYFDNGESYLDEEDDNLDDGPVY from the exons ATGGCGCCCCCCAATAAGATCGTGAGTTGTGCGAGCATAAACACCCGTTATTTGAATAATATACTCAGATTTGAGTCACGATGTGTGAACGGTGTGCAAGAAATAGACGATCCACCATCTCCTGGAAATTATTACCAAAAGCACAGCTGTGGTCAAATTCTAAGCGGACAGGCACTCCAAATTGTGCTGAACGTTTACTCCAAGTTACGTCAGTGGTACCCAAACACGCAAGTTGGAGAAGCTAGTACGGTGACAGGTGCACTTACTGGGGTCGGATCTCGGACAGTATTGAATGTAAAAAAGCGTTTTAAAGAACTGTGTGAGAAGG ATGCTGCGTTCTTGCCAGAACAGCTCCAGCCTGCAAAGAGAACACGAGCACGAAGAAAACGGAAAGACAACAATGCAACAAGTGCAGGTGCCAGTACAAAAAAGTGGAAAGAGGACGACATAGAGCAAAAGCTCAGG GCCTTGGAAGAAACAGAAGGCAAAGCAGAGAATGAAGAAAGTACTGTGGAGGATGATAGGTTAAGAAAAAAGATTAAGCAAGAACAAGACAGTGAGGATCAAGAAGTCGAAGAGGAAGTTGAGGATGAAGAGGAACTCGAGGAG GAGACGGACTATGTTGCCGGATACTTTGACAACGGCGAGAGCTACCTCGATGAGGAGGACGACAACTTGGATGATGGGCCTGTTTATTGA
- the LOC135389056 gene encoding dynactin subunit 3-like, producing the protein MADIDALTVLEDRISQLEHQITGNDSTKELPSKSTITEALLGISSKLQAVLALREKLDMLKRVDEIEKYLEAEFQAKADLTEGAKLNVVLAEEDRIRSTIAALQKIEDLKPVLDSEHIKNTPSYSGEIMRLATIQIEQQEEVDKQSEKVRDLMSTYNDLVNTISRLFLFWDRKLNRALEEQEKTKKAMLYD; encoded by the exons ATGGCTGACATTGACGCATTGACAGTTCTCGAAGATCGCATTTCTCAACTAGAACACCAAATAACTGGAAATGATTCGACTAAGGAACTTCCTAGTAAATCAACTATCACG GAAGCCCTCCTCGGAATAAGTTCGAAACTACAAGCTGTGCTTGCATTACGTGAAAAACTTGACATGCTGAAAAGAG TCGATGAGATCGAGAAATATCTAGAAGCTGAATTTCAAGCCAAGGCCGATCTTACTGAAGGTGCTAAACTAAATGTTGTCCTAGCAG AGGAGGACAGAATCCGGTCTACCATCGCAGCTCTTCAAAAGATAGAAGATCTCAAGCCTGTCCTGGACAGTGAACACATTAAAA ATACCCCAAGCTACTCAGGCGAAATAATGCGGCTTGCTACGATTCAGATTGAACAACAG GAAGAGGTCGACAAGCAGTCAGAGAAAGTTCGAGACTTGATGTCCACTTACAATGACCTC GTGAACACAATTTCCCGGCTGTTCTTGTTCTGGGACCGCAAGCTGAACCGAGCACTTGAAGAAcaggagaaaacaaaaaaggcCATGCTGTACGACTGA
- the LOC135389054 gene encoding DNA-directed RNA polymerase III subunit RPC7-like isoform X2, whose product MKKCEALTGMAARGRGRGRGKPLSFNTEQLGFNKGDALPPPVAEPPPAYPTMQSLPAPLVKTQASLYIASCLGKQRRKFQESAFYILAKPSEPDIKRFSDKYNARKAADFTFDAAFLPEQLQPAKRTRARRKRKDNNATSAGASTKKWKEDDIEQKLRALEETEGKAENEESTVEDDRLRKKIKQEQDSEDQEVEEEVEDEEELEEETDYVAGYFDNGESYLDEEDDNLDDGPVY is encoded by the exons ATGAAGAAGTGTGAAGCACT AACAGGGATGGCAGCCAGAGGTCGAGGTCGTGGGCGAGGAAAGCCGTTGTCGTTTAATACAGAGCAACTTGGATTCAACAAGGGGGATGCATTGCCACCACCCGTAGCTGAACCACCGCCTGCATATCCG ACTATGCAGTCGTTGCCTGCACCCCTTGTAAAAACTCAAGCCAGCCTCTACATTGCCTCGTGCCTTGGAAAACAGCGAAGAAAGTTTCAGGAGTCTGCATTCTATATCCTGGCCAAGCCTTCAGAACCGGACATCAAGAGGTTTTCAGACAAATATAATGCCCGAAAAGCTGCAGATTTTACATTCG ATGCTGCGTTCTTGCCAGAACAGCTCCAGCCTGCAAAGAGAACACGAGCACGAAGAAAACGGAAAGACAACAATGCAACAAGTGCAGGTGCCAGTACAAAAAAGTGGAAAGAGGACGACATAGAGCAAAAGCTCAGG GCCTTGGAAGAAACAGAAGGCAAAGCAGAGAATGAAGAAAGTACTGTGGAGGATGATAGGTTAAGAAAAAAGATTAAGCAAGAACAAGACAGTGAGGATCAAGAAGTCGAAGAGGAAGTTGAGGATGAAGAGGAACTCGAGGAG GAGACGGACTATGTTGCCGGATACTTTGACAACGGCGAGAGCTACCTCGATGAGGAGGACGACAACTTGGATGATGGGCCTGTTTATTGA
- the LOC135389053 gene encoding uncharacterized protein LOC135389053, with product MGRIPETILLFDVDGTLTKSRQLITREMFDFLRDVMSDVAVALVGGSDLCKIEEQMGGATAIEEFDYVFAENGLVSLRKGKEFARESLLHYVGEEKLQEFINFCLHYIADLKLPQKRGTFVEFRNGMINISPIGRNCSQTERENFEKYDHEHQVRPAFVKALRERFAHIEFQYSIGGQISFDVFPKGWDKTYCLQHLLKDGYKVIHFFGDKTWQGGNDHEIFVDPRTIGHSVKSPDDTKAQVQKLLTDLKKN from the coding sequence ATGGGAAGAATACCCGAAACAATTCTCCTTTTCGACGTGGATGGGACGCTTACGAAAAGCCGGCAGTTGATCACGCGAGAAATGTTTGACTTCCTACGTGATGTTATGAGCGATGTTGCTGTTGCCCTGGTTGGTGGTTCGGACCTTTGCAAAATAGAAGAGCAAATGGGTGGTGCGACCGCGATTGAAGAATTCGACTACGTCTTCGCCGAGAACGGACTGGTGTCCCTGCGAAAAGGGAAGGAGTTCGCTAGAGAAAGTCTGCTGCACTACGTTGGTGAAGAAAAACTGCAGGAGTTCATTAACTTTTGTCTCCACTACATAGCAGACCTCAAGCTGCCTCAGAAACGTGGCACATTTGTGGAGTTCAGAAACGGCATGATAAATATTTCGCCAATTGGCAGGAATTGCAGTCAGACCGAACGGGAGAACTTCGAGAAATACGATCACGAGCATCAAGTGAGACCTGCTTTTGTAAAGGCATTGCGCGAGAGGTTCGCTCACATCGAGTTCCAGTACTCTATCGGGGGACAGATCAGTTTCGACGTTTTTCCCAAAGGGTGGGACAAGACGTATTGTTTGCAACACCTCCTGAAGGATGGTTATAAAGTCATTCATTTTTTCGGCGACAAGACCTGGCAGGGGGGCAACGACCATGAAATTTTCGTCGATCCACGTACTATTGGACATTCTGTCAAGTCTCCAGATGACACTAAGGCTCAAGTTCAGAAGTTACTAACAGACCTCAAGAAAAACTAG
- the LOC135389054 gene encoding DNA-directed RNA polymerase III subunit RPC7-like isoform X1, with the protein MASENFTLVFNCVHSSRTGMAARGRGRGRGKPLSFNTEQLGFNKGDALPPPVAEPPPAYPTMQSLPAPLVKTQASLYIASCLGKQRRKFQESAFYILAKPSEPDIKRFSDKYNARKAADFTFDAAFLPEQLQPAKRTRARRKRKDNNATSAGASTKKWKEDDIEQKLRALEETEGKAENEESTVEDDRLRKKIKQEQDSEDQEVEEEVEDEEELEEETDYVAGYFDNGESYLDEEDDNLDDGPVY; encoded by the exons ATGGCATCTGAGAATTTCACCTTG GTGTTCAACTGCGTGCATTCTTCCAGAACAGGGATGGCAGCCAGAGGTCGAGGTCGTGGGCGAGGAAAGCCGTTGTCGTTTAATACAGAGCAACTTGGATTCAACAAGGGGGATGCATTGCCACCACCCGTAGCTGAACCACCGCCTGCATATCCG ACTATGCAGTCGTTGCCTGCACCCCTTGTAAAAACTCAAGCCAGCCTCTACATTGCCTCGTGCCTTGGAAAACAGCGAAGAAAGTTTCAGGAGTCTGCATTCTATATCCTGGCCAAGCCTTCAGAACCGGACATCAAGAGGTTTTCAGACAAATATAATGCCCGAAAAGCTGCAGATTTTACATTCG ATGCTGCGTTCTTGCCAGAACAGCTCCAGCCTGCAAAGAGAACACGAGCACGAAGAAAACGGAAAGACAACAATGCAACAAGTGCAGGTGCCAGTACAAAAAAGTGGAAAGAGGACGACATAGAGCAAAAGCTCAGG GCCTTGGAAGAAACAGAAGGCAAAGCAGAGAATGAAGAAAGTACTGTGGAGGATGATAGGTTAAGAAAAAAGATTAAGCAAGAACAAGACAGTGAGGATCAAGAAGTCGAAGAGGAAGTTGAGGATGAAGAGGAACTCGAGGAG GAGACGGACTATGTTGCCGGATACTTTGACAACGGCGAGAGCTACCTCGATGAGGAGGACGACAACTTGGATGATGGGCCTGTTTATTGA